One part of the Bacillus sp. FJAT-27916 genome encodes these proteins:
- the gerD gene encoding spore germination lipoprotein GerD encodes MSKKALGVAIACCSIALASGCSEGSDEKNADSYSDEKKMIVDVLETDEGKKAIQNALADKNVKAELIMDEETIKKTIETTLTSEKEMDFWKKAFSDHDFVKALAKGMKSSHTDLLKDLMKDPEYTALLTDVLKSADMQKEFISILKEKDVRKELKKLVTETLENPLYQEQISDILLKASDEKSSKKSEDSSSSQSEPSQ; translated from the coding sequence ATGTCTAAGAAAGCACTAGGTGTCGCGATTGCCTGCTGCAGCATCGCCCTCGCCTCAGGCTGCAGCGAAGGCAGTGACGAAAAGAATGCTGACTCTTATTCAGACGAGAAGAAGATGATTGTCGATGTCCTAGAGACCGATGAAGGTAAAAAAGCCATCCAAAATGCCCTTGCGGATAAGAATGTGAAGGCCGAGCTTATCATGGATGAGGAGACGATTAAAAAAACAATTGAGACGACACTGACATCAGAGAAAGAAATGGATTTTTGGAAAAAGGCTTTCAGTGATCATGATTTCGTCAAAGCATTGGCCAAGGGGATGAAATCTTCTCACACTGACCTTTTAAAGGACTTAATGAAAGACCCTGAATATACTGCCCTTTTAACAGATGTCTTAAAGAGTGCTGATATGCAGAAGGAATTTATCAGCATTCTAAAGGAGAAGGACGTGCGCAAGGAGCTGAAGAAGCTTGTCACTGAAACACTCGAAAACCCTCTCTACCAGGAACAAATCAGTGATATCCTGCTGAAGGCTTCCGATGAAAAATCATCCAAGAAAAGCGAAGATAGTTCATCAAGCCAATCCGAACCCTCCCAATAA
- a CDS encoding P-loop NTPase has translation MPKEEKGLLDSDTTFIAIASGKGGVGKSTVSVNLAVALARLGKKVGLVDADIYGFSVPDMMGIQERPTVKGERIYPVNRMGVKVISMGMFVEDNAPIIWRGPMLGKMLNNFFQEVEWGELDYLLLDLPPGTGDVALDVHSMLPSCKEIIVTTPHPTAAFVAARAGAMALRTNHEVIGVIENMSYYESKTTGEKEYVFGRGGGEKLADELEAELLGKLPLGQPDWNDEEFAPSIYAEDHPTGEIFTEMAEKITKIVGK, from the coding sequence ATGCCGAAAGAAGAGAAGGGGCTGCTTGATAGCGATACGACCTTTATCGCCATTGCGAGTGGTAAGGGCGGTGTTGGTAAATCAACTGTATCCGTTAATTTAGCTGTAGCATTGGCTCGTCTTGGTAAGAAGGTTGGCTTGGTCGATGCGGATATTTATGGCTTCAGTGTGCCTGATATGATGGGCATCCAAGAAAGACCAACCGTAAAGGGAGAACGTATCTATCCGGTGAATCGAATGGGTGTAAAAGTTATTTCTATGGGGATGTTTGTTGAGGATAATGCGCCAATTATTTGGAGGGGCCCTATGCTTGGCAAAATGCTCAATAATTTCTTCCAGGAGGTTGAATGGGGAGAACTTGACTACCTCCTTCTTGATCTTCCGCCGGGAACAGGTGATGTAGCGCTTGATGTACACTCCATGCTTCCATCTTGTAAGGAGATTATCGTGACAACTCCACATCCAACAGCTGCCTTCGTAGCGGCTCGGGCAGGAGCAATGGCTCTTCGTACGAATCATGAAGTGATTGGTGTTATCGAGAATATGTCTTACTATGAAAGTAAAACGACTGGTGAGAAAGAGTATGTTTTCGGACGCGGCGGCGGAGAGAAGCTGGCAGATGAGCTTGAGGCAGAGCTGCTTGGCAAACTGCCATTAGGACAGCCGGATTGGAATGATGAGGAGTTTGCTCCTTCTATCTATGCTGAGGATCATCCAACAGGGGAGATCTTTACGGAAATGGCTGAGAAGATTACAAAGATTGTCGGCAAGTAA
- the cwlD gene encoding N-acetylmuramoyl-L-alanine amidase CwlD — MNLRKKLIVTGFLLGVAVLFLLTTYKMNQDASFKAWNLPLAGKVIIIDPGHGGIDGGAAFKGVIEKNITLPISMKLRDYLQEQGALVLMTREEDIDLADEKAGTVRERKRTDLINRTNFINESEADMFISVHANAFPQSKSKGAQTFYSPKFKENKRAAKLIQAELIRTLNNSTRHAKPLENVYLVKYAKKPGVLVEVGFLSNDQERKDLQNKVYQDDIALSIYTGVIRYFLKEDVAD; from the coding sequence ATGAACTTACGGAAGAAGCTGATTGTAACTGGATTTCTATTAGGTGTGGCCGTTCTTTTTTTGTTGACGACTTACAAGATGAACCAGGATGCTTCTTTTAAGGCGTGGAATCTTCCGCTGGCAGGCAAAGTAATCATCATTGACCCAGGGCACGGGGGTATTGATGGCGGTGCAGCCTTTAAAGGGGTTATTGAGAAGAATATAACACTCCCTATATCCATGAAGCTGAGGGATTACCTGCAGGAACAGGGGGCCCTTGTTCTCATGACAAGAGAAGAGGATATAGACCTTGCTGATGAAAAGGCGGGTACGGTCAGGGAGCGGAAACGGACTGATCTAATCAATCGAACGAATTTTATTAATGAGTCTGAGGCTGATATGTTTATTAGTGTTCATGCCAATGCCTTCCCACAGAGCAAATCAAAGGGAGCCCAAACTTTTTATTCCCCAAAATTTAAGGAAAACAAACGGGCTGCTAAGCTGATTCAAGCAGAGCTTATCCGCACCTTGAACAACTCAACAAGGCATGCAAAGCCGCTTGAAAATGTTTATTTGGTTAAGTATGCTAAAAAACCTGGAGTGCTGGTGGAGGTCGGTTTTTTGTCTAATGACCAGGAGCGGAAGGACCTTCAGAATAAGGTGTATCAAGATGATATTGCACTCTCTATTTATACAGGGGTTATCCGCTATTTCTTAAAGGAAGATGTCGCTGATTGA
- a CDS encoding DUF2521 family protein produces MNTVLNFTAFRKEKQQQYEREALKDFSLELLGRHYRHLAKGLKSLPGYPLEPAEEHCYDMAVESFLLGSAYSKFAKYGESPEEIMRRSKRELDALAAQLFYHLNQPMGEAAPFLEDTLRSLTREYVTTWWLEGYSKGIQRHKTRMKK; encoded by the coding sequence TTGAATACAGTTTTGAATTTTACTGCCTTTCGGAAGGAGAAGCAGCAGCAATATGAGCGGGAAGCCTTGAAGGATTTCTCATTGGAGCTGCTTGGCCGGCATTACCGCCACTTAGCCAAAGGACTTAAGTCGCTTCCTGGTTATCCGCTGGAGCCGGCTGAAGAGCATTGTTATGATATGGCCGTTGAATCCTTCCTTTTAGGATCTGCCTACAGTAAGTTCGCTAAGTATGGCGAATCACCGGAGGAAATCATGCGGCGGTCCAAAAGGGAGCTGGATGCACTCGCTGCCCAGCTGTTTTATCATTTGAACCAGCCAATGGGAGAGGCTGCACCTTTTCTTGAGGATACCCTGCGTTCACTTACGCGGGAATACGTGACAACGTGGTGGCTCGAGGGATATTCAAAGGGTATTCAGCGGCACAAAACGCGAATGAAGAAATAG
- a CDS encoding class D sortase, with product MRKIGGLLFLVGVVCLLYSYHIQEKQKESINQLQSVLEAIRNMDNTGRSESIKEELSSSFNIDKADIKRLIILSIPSIELEAPVLPEPTQEYLNVALTQIRKNQVPGQGNFTIAGHNSVVYGRHFNRLDEIKIGDQIQLEGKQGKFVYQVESKKIIKPTDVDVLNETPGKREITLITCTKSGAKRIAVKGHIIANE from the coding sequence ATGAGAAAAATAGGTGGTTTATTATTTCTGGTTGGCGTTGTTTGTTTACTTTATTCTTATCATATTCAAGAGAAGCAAAAAGAAAGTATTAATCAATTGCAGTCTGTATTAGAAGCTATTCGCAATATGGATAATACCGGCAGGTCAGAATCCATTAAAGAAGAATTGAGCTCCTCTTTCAATATAGATAAGGCAGATATCAAAAGGCTTATTATACTGTCTATTCCATCAATTGAATTGGAGGCTCCTGTATTGCCTGAACCAACGCAGGAATATTTAAACGTCGCATTAACCCAGATAAGAAAGAATCAAGTACCCGGTCAGGGCAATTTCACCATTGCTGGACATAATAGCGTGGTATATGGAAGGCATTTTAATCGGTTGGATGAGATAAAGATAGGTGATCAAATCCAGTTGGAAGGCAAGCAGGGTAAATTTGTCTATCAAGTTGAGTCAAAAAAGATTATAAAGCCAACTGATGTAGATGTCCTAAATGAGACTCCAGGGAAAAGAGAAATCACTCTGATTACTTGTACGAAAAGCGGAGCAAAACGAATTGCTGTGAAAGGCCACATAATAGCGAATGAGTAA
- a CDS encoding SpaA isopeptide-forming pilin-related protein: MKNRVLILSIIFTLFISWLPVQSSQAAGCDNLGIANDFNVFVFGNHTQMSSDSEGRVAVGKRAEYTNYGIGDKLTPSAAGRNDLIVGEELYAEGGTNFNGNTVIGVNGTIEKYTMTNNNGQKEPLREDVSGLFADAKADLINKTSKWSQLTPNGTFENQYSTLTLKGDHPELNIFTLKTEDFQGVSLFKLIVPEDATVLINVLGTDLRLSGFALKKGDQDFSPSDGGRILWNFPELINFDLSNIGMVGSILAPYATLAPTGSGQLNGTLIVENFIHSQHGGIETHHYPFNAKLPMEDEEDEPIKDPKGSIQFTKVEKGTNKKLEGAIFRLYVDKECTKEADHADVQSSEDGIVTFKELSYGTYYVKEIKAPMGYQLSSEIREVTVDKKVVDAGTFDNEYDSIIIEEPKGSIQFTKVEKGTDKQLEGATFRLYMDKECTKEADHADVQSSEDGIVTFKELSYGTYYVKEIAAPEGYQLSTEIREVIVDKDDTEVDAGTFENELIFEDPKGSIQFTKVEKGTDKKLEGATFRLYMDKECTKEAGHADVQSDKEGIISFKNLSYGTYYVKEVEAPEGYELSTEIREVTVDKEVVHAGTFENELIIIEEPKGSIQFRKIEKGTGKQLEGATFRLYMDKECTKEADHADVQSDKEGMVSFTELSYGTYYVKEVAAPEGYQLSTEVREVTVDKEVVDAGTFDNELIIVEEPKGSIQFTKIEKGTGKQLEGATFRLYMDKECTKEADHTDVKSNEDGIVSFTDLPYGTYYVKEVAAPEGYQLSTEIREVTVDGEVVDAGTFENELIIIEEPKGSIQFTKIEKGTGKQLEGATFRLYMDKECTKEAGHADVKSDKNGIVSFTELSYGTYYVKEIAAPKGYQLSTEVRMVTVDGEAVDAGTFDNELIIVEKGSIQFTKVEKGTGKQLEGATFRLYMDKECTKEAGHADVKSNEDGIVSFTNLPYGTYYVKEIVAPEGYQLSTEIRKVTVDKEKVDEKRFDNVPIKDETELGSIKIMKIDSKNKEVLEGAEFALYQGERFISTGKTDKHGIVTFEKLPYGTYYIKETKAPEGYQLSDAVITIEVNGNQTVEIEFENHLIEKEVITDSPEDDSSNIQVLVPEEPLASNPAGGVTEDSEDHNKTNIDVIDRLPQTGDTSSRILITLGIVLIMAGILLLTKRAKR, from the coding sequence AATGTATTTGTATTTGGAAACCATACTCAAATGAGCTCTGATTCAGAAGGAAGAGTGGCGGTAGGAAAGAGAGCCGAATATACCAATTATGGTATAGGAGATAAATTAACGCCTTCTGCTGCTGGCCGAAATGACTTGATCGTTGGAGAGGAGCTCTATGCAGAAGGCGGTACAAACTTCAATGGGAATACAGTTATTGGCGTGAATGGGACAATTGAAAAATATACAATGACAAATAATAATGGGCAGAAAGAGCCTTTAAGAGAGGACGTAAGTGGTTTATTTGCGGATGCTAAAGCAGATTTAATTAACAAAACGTCTAAATGGTCACAATTGACCCCCAATGGTACATTTGAAAACCAGTATTCAACATTAACGTTAAAAGGGGATCATCCAGAATTAAATATTTTCACACTTAAAACGGAAGACTTCCAAGGGGTATCATTATTCAAATTAATTGTGCCAGAGGATGCAACCGTTCTAATAAATGTATTAGGTACTGATTTAAGATTATCAGGGTTTGCTTTAAAAAAAGGTGATCAAGATTTTTCTCCATCTGATGGGGGGAGAATACTCTGGAATTTTCCTGAACTAATTAACTTTGATTTGAGTAATATTGGTATGGTCGGTTCTATATTAGCACCATATGCTACATTAGCACCTACTGGCAGCGGTCAATTAAATGGAACGCTTATTGTAGAAAATTTCATTCATTCGCAGCATGGAGGAATCGAAACACATCATTATCCGTTTAACGCAAAGTTACCAATGGAGGATGAGGAAGACGAACCAATTAAGGACCCAAAAGGATCCATTCAATTCACGAAAGTGGAAAAGGGAACGAACAAAAAGCTTGAGGGAGCCATCTTCCGCCTGTATGTGGATAAAGAATGTACAAAGGAAGCGGACCATGCAGATGTACAATCAAGTGAAGATGGAATCGTAACATTTAAGGAACTATCCTATGGTACCTATTATGTAAAAGAGATCAAAGCGCCAATGGGCTATCAGTTATCATCGGAAATCCGAGAGGTGACCGTGGATAAGAAAGTTGTAGATGCGGGGACATTTGACAATGAATACGATAGCATAATCATCGAAGAACCAAAAGGATCTATCCAATTCACGAAAGTGGAAAAGGGAACAGATAAACAATTAGAAGGTGCTACTTTCCGTTTATATATGGATAAGGAATGTACAAAAGAAGCGGACCACGCAGATGTACAATCAAGTGAAGATGGAATCGTAACATTTAAGGAACTATCCTATGGTACTTATTATGTGAAAGAAATCGCTGCGCCGGAGGGCTACCAGTTGTCCACGGAAATCCGGGAGGTGATCGTCGACAAGGATGATACTGAAGTAGATGCAGGGACATTCGAGAATGAATTGATTTTCGAGGACCCAAAAGGATCCATTCAGTTCACGAAGGTCGAAAAAGGTACGGATAAAAAACTAGAGGGAGCTACCTTCCGTCTGTATATGGATAAGGAATGTACAAAGGAAGCGGGCCATGCAGATGTGCAGTCTGATAAAGAGGGAATCATATCGTTCAAAAATCTCTCATACGGTACTTATTATGTGAAAGAGGTCGAGGCGCCAGAAGGCTACGAGTTATCGACAGAAATCCGAGAGGTGACTGTGGATAAGGAAGTGGTACATGCAGGGACATTCGAAAATGAATTAATCATCATTGAAGAACCAAAAGGGTCTATCCAGTTTAGGAAAATCGAAAAAGGAACGGGTAAACAATTAGAAGGAGCTACCTTCCGTCTGTATATGGATAAGGAATGCACAAAGGAAGCGGACCACGCAGATGTGCAGTCTGATAAAGAGGGAATGGTATCGTTCACCGAATTATCCTATGGTACTTATTATGTGAAAGAGGTTGCTGCGCCTGAGGGCTACCAGTTATCCACGGAAGTTCGAGAGGTGACTGTGGATAAGGAAGTGGTAGATGCAGGGACATTCGACAATGAATTAATTATCGTCGAAGAACCAAAAGGGTCTATCCAGTTTACGAAAATCGAAAAAGGAACGGGTAAACAATTAGAAGGAGCTACCTTCCGCCTGTATATGGATAAGGAATGTACAAAGGAAGCGGACCACACAGATGTGAAATCTAACGAAGATGGTATCGTTTCGTTTACGGATCTGCCATACGGCACCTATTATGTGAAAGAGGTCGCTGCACCGGAGGGCTACCAGTTATCGACAGAAATCCGAGAGGTGACTGTGGATGGGGAAGTAGTAGATGCAGGGACATTCGAAAATGAATTAATCATCATTGAAGAACCAAAAGGGTCTATCCAGTTTACGAAAATCGAAAAAGGAACGGGTAAACAATTAGAAGGAGCTACCTTCCGCCTGTATATGGATAAGGAATGTACAAAGGAAGCGGGCCATGCAGATGTAAAATCTGATAAAAATGGAATCGTATCGTTCACCGAATTATCCTATGGTACTTATTATGTGAAAGAGATTGCTGCGCCGAAAGGCTACCAGTTATCCACGGAAGTTCGAATGGTGACTGTGGATGGGGAAGCAGTAGATGCAGGCACATTTGACAATGAATTAATCATCGTCGAAAAAGGGTCCATCCAGTTTACGAAGGTTGAAAAAGGAACGGGTAAACAATTAGAAGGTGCTACCTTCCGTCTGTATATGGATAAGGAATGTACAAAGGAAGCGGGCCACGCAGATGTGAAATCTAACGAAGATGGTATCGTTTCGTTTACGAATCTGCCATATGGCACCTATTATGTGAAAGAAATCGTTGCACCGGAAGGCTACCAATTGTCGACTGAAATTAGAAAAGTGACCGTGGACAAGGAAAAGGTGGATGAAAAGAGATTCGATAATGTCCCAATCAAAGATGAAACAGAACTAGGTTCCATTAAGATTATGAAAATCGACTCTAAAAATAAAGAGGTATTGGAAGGTGCCGAATTCGCCCTATATCAAGGGGAAAGGTTTATTTCTACAGGTAAAACAGATAAGCATGGAATTGTTACATTTGAAAAATTACCATATGGTACATATTATATTAAAGAAACGAAGGCACCAGAAGGCTATCAGCTTTCAGATGCAGTAATAACAATTGAAGTAAATGGTAACCAGACGGTGGAAATTGAGTTTGAAAATCATTTGATCGAAAAAGAGGTAATAACTGATTCACCAGAAGATGATTCATCAAATATACAAGTACTTGTTCCAGAGGAACCGCTAGCTTCTAATCCTGCTGGGGGAGTAACGGAGGATTCCGAAGATCATAACAAGACAAATATAGATGTTATTGATAGGCTCCCGCAAACTGGGGATACTTCATCAAGAATTCTCATTACGTTGGGTATTGTTTTGATCATGGCAGGTATTTTATTACTAACAAAACGAGCAAAAAGATGA